A genomic window from Silene latifolia isolate original U9 population chromosome Y, ASM4854445v1, whole genome shotgun sequence includes:
- the LOC141630090 gene encoding uncharacterized protein LOC141630090, whose protein sequence is MGKEAAEEDAHVVTDEIPGLPPQRDIDFGIDLKPGAGPISKAPYRMGPKELEELKKQLEELLDKGYVRPSVSPWGAPVLFFKKKDGSMRLCIDYRELNNVTIKNRYPLPRIDDLFDQLSGAGIFSKIDLRSGYHQLRIKSEDIPKTAFRTRYGHYEFVVMPFGLTNAPAVFMDLMNRVFSPYLDQFVVVFIDDILNGKVIAYASRQLKQYEANYPTHDLELGAVVFALKLWRHYLYGATFKGRLMWWRMHLVGSLSMLCVFAMSRMRLREEMEKMGISMIGKGDTIGDLTIEPELYEEIRKKQEEDARVARWREAVGEAMVEGGKKRFHMGSDGDTWSKAELAKSYVKNVVKLHGVPKDIVSDRDSRADAVVLGPEMIQEMVEQVHIIRQKMRAAQDRQKSYADLKRSDIEFAVGDKVLLKVSPMRGVMRFGRKGKLSQKYIGPYEILDRVGEYVSDPTHVLELEHVEIDEQLSYVEEPKEILERKVRKTRNGETALVKVLWSNHKVEEATWEAEAAMREKYPSLFV, encoded by the exons ATGGGAAAGGAAGCTGCTGAGGAAGATGCTCATGTTGTCacgg ATGAGATTCCAGGGTTACCACCTCAGAGGGATATTGATTTTGGCATTGACTTAAAACCTGGGGCGGGACCAATTTCAAAAGCACCTTATAGAATGGGGCCTAAAGAGTTGGAGGAGCTTAAAAAGCAGTTGGAGGAATTGTTGGATAAGGGCTATGTGAGGCCAAGTGTGTCACCCTGGGGAGCACCTGTGTTATTtttcaagaagaaagatgggagcatgaggttGTGTATTGACTATAGAGAGCTGAATAATGTGACTATCAAGAATCGTTACCCTTTGCCGCGGATTGATGATTTATTTGACCAACTGAGTGGGGCTGGaatattttctaagattgatttgaggtcggggtaccatcagttgAGAATTAAGAGCGAAGATATTCCAAAGACTGCATTTAGGACAAGGTATGGACACTACGAATTtgttgttatgccatttggattaactaatgcaccggcagttTTCATGGACTTAATGAACCGTGTGTTTAGTCCCTATTTGGATCAGTTCGTGgttgtctttatcgatgatatcctg aatgggaaagtgatagCCTATGCCTCGAGACAGTTGAAGCAGTATGAAGCAAACTATCcaactcatgatttggaattggGAGCGGTGGTTTTTGCCTTGAAATTGTGGCGTCATTATCTTTATGGagctacttttaag ggaaggctaatgtggtggcgGATGCACTTAGTAGGAAGTCTGTCCATGCTTTGTGTCTTTGCCATGTCTAGGATGAGATTGCGTGAGGAAATGGAAAAGATGGGCATTTCTATGATCGGGAAAGGAGATACAATTGGAGATTTGACCattgagccagagttgtatgaagaGATCAGGAAAAAGCAAGAAGAAGATGCGAGAGTGGCACGGTGGAGAGAGGCCGTGGGTGAGGCCATGGTGGAAGGCGGGAAGAAGCGGTTTCATATGGGTAGTGATGgtg atacttggagtaaagctgagttggcTAAATCTTATGTCAAAAATGTGGTGAAGCTTCATGGTGTGCCAAAGGATattgtttctgatcgtgattcAAG GGCAGATGCAGTTGTGTTGGGACCTGAGATGATACAGGAAATGGTGGAGCAAGTGCACATTATTCGTCAAAAGATGCGTGCAGCGCAAGATAGACAGAAGAGCTATGCAGATTTGAAAAGGAGTGATATAGAGTTTGCTGTGGGAGATAAAGTGTTGCTTAAAGTGTCTCCTATGAGAGGTGTGATGAGGTTTGGGaggaaagggaagttgagtcagaagtatattgggccatatgagattTTAGACAGAGTTGGAGAG tatgtgagtgatcctactcATGTGCTGGAGCTTGAGCATGTTGAGATTGATGAGCAGTTATCTTATGTTGAAGAGCCTAAGGAGATTTTGGAGCGAAAAGTGAGAAAGACTCGTAATGGAGAGACTGCTCTAGTGaaggttttatggtctaatcataaGGTGGAAGAAGCTACATGGGAAGCTGAAGCTGCTATGCGAGAAAAGTACCCTAGTCTTTTTGTTTGA